The nucleotide sequence GCTACAAAAAGATATCAACATACGCATCACTCATAAGCATAATAGACGTATTCGACGCTCTCACGAGTAACCGATCATATAAAAGGAAAATTGATCTTCACAAAGCTCTTGGCATAATATTCAACCTCAAAGGAACCTCATTCTACCCCGCTCTTGTTGATAAGTTCATAAAATTTCTCGGAATTTACCCTGTCGGATCTATTGTCCTGCTAAGTAGCGGAGAAAAAGCAATTGTAACAGAGCAAAACAGTGCTAACCTTTTGCGGCCTAAAATCAGAATTGTCATGGACAAAAATAACCATTATCAAAAGGTCATCGATCTCGACCTAGTCAACGAGAGGACCGAAGGGGCAGATAAATTGGATATTTCGGAATGTTTGAGCCCAGAGAATTGCCGCATAAACATTTCTGATTTTTTGCGATAAATGCAACCCCTAAGTCCCGCAACCATACGCACAGCCCTCTCCGTCTTGTGCTCATAGAAAACGCAACGAAGAATTCGCAGCCACATTCCTAACGCAAAGTGAATCGGTGCGCATAGCGGACAACACAGGGTAATGTCATTCCCGATGAATCCCCTCCCCCAACGCGCAGACGTCTGCGCACGGCATGGTGCCTCACTACACACTCATTATCCGGTTCATTTTCGTCTGATCAGCTCGCCAGCCCCGGCATCCCAACGTATCAAAATTCGGAGAATTCGACGCATCAGCTGGGAATAACTGACGATTAACACGCAACTTGCGTTCAAATCCTGTCAAATCGTATCAACTCACTGAAATTACTTAAGATGGTGAAAATTCTGTGCCGCCGGGACCACTGAAAAGGAAAAGCCGGCAGGAGGAGGATTGCGGATAAATCGGGTCCGCCAACGATGCCAACAGGCACGACCCCCTGAACATAGAAAAAGGGGGCAGGAGTTTTAAATCCTAATAACTCGATTTTCTCTGAGTAAGTACGGAGACTCGAACTCCAGACCTGCGGATCACTAGTCAGCTCCAGATGGACATAGGGGAGGAATCCCATTTGCTCCTGCGTTTGAATTTGGTATGGTCCAAAAAAAATCAATAAAAACTCGTACAGACGAGGAGTTATAGTTGGTTACCGAGAAGACAAAGGAAGAGCTAGTCACTGAATTAGATGCTGCGCGTCGACGCATCGCGGAGCTTGAATCAAAAGCGCATACTATTCGTTGTTCCCAATGGACTCGCTGTTCATCACGCTATGAATCTCTAGTAAAACTATATGAGCTAGAAATTGATTCGCTTCAAGAGCTTTTTGATTTCGCTCTAGAACAGGCTTTAGTTTTAACCGAAAGCACTCTCGGTTACATTTACTTTTATGACGAGACCACAGAAGTATTCACACTATATTCATGGTCAAAAAACGCAACGAGTCATTGCAAGGTCGCTGACAAACCTAATAGATTTTTGCTAAAAGACACAGGATTATGGGGGGAGGTTGTTCGTCAGCGCAAGGAAATTGTTGTCAATAATTTTTCTTGCCCAAATCGTTTCAAGAAAGGATATCAAGATGGCCATGTTGATATCCACAATTTTTTATCGATACCTGTATGGAAAGGAGAATCGATTGTTGCCGTTGTTGGCGTTGGCAATAAAGAAAGTGACTATACCGAATTTGACATCCAGCAACTTGATTTATTTGCAAAAGGTGTTTGGGTTGTTGCTCAACGGAAAGGGGCTGAGGAAGCACTTCGCTTGAGCGAAGAACGGTATCGTTCCGTAGTAGAAGATCAAACTGAACTTATCAGCAGGACTACCCCTGAAGGAATTATTTTATTTGTCAATGAGATTTACTGCCGATTTTTTGGGATAACCGCAGGAGATATTGTTGGATCTAACTGGGCTCCAGCCGTTGCTCCCGATGACATTCACATGGTTCAGAATATTCTTAATACTTTTTCACCTGACAGTCCCGTTGTGACAATTGAGATTCGTGTATTTAATGCGCTAAATGAAATTCGGTGGATGCAATTTGTTAATCGGGCAATTTTTGACAAGAATTCCAATATCGTTGAAATTCAATCTGTCGGCAGAGACATTACAGAACGCAAAACAATCGAAGAAGAGTTAAAAGAAAGCGAATTACGCTGGAAATTCGCTCTAGAAGGAAGCGGCGATGGAATTTGGGATTGGGATATTGCAAAAAATACCCTATTTTTTTCTCACGGATGCAATCTAATGCTTGGCTATTAAGAAAATGAATCAAGAAATACCCCTACTGGGTGGAAGCAAAGCGTCCATCCAGACGATCTAGAAGATTGTTTAGAAGCTCTTTACTGTCATTTGCGTGGCGAAACTTCTTTGTATGAAAAAGAATATCGTTTGCGTTGTAAAAATGGATCTTATAAATGGATACTTAGCCGCGGAAAAGTAATCCAATATGACACACAGGAAAACCATTGAGGGTCATGGGTACCATCAATGATATTTCTGAAAGAAAAAAGATGGAAGCCATAAGAGACGATGTTGATAAAATAATGAGGCATGATTTACGGTCTTCCCTTATTGGTATCGTTGGATTACCCGACATCTTGCTGGAAAATCACGAACTCACACAGAAAGAGAGGGATATACTGTGTGCAATCCAGGATTCCGGTTACAAACTTCTATCAATGATCGAAAATTCCGTTAGCATTTACAGGATGGAGATTGGGTCTCATGAGCTAAATCTGTCAAAAATTGACATTATTCCAGTCCTCAAAAATGTTATTTCAGGGTTAAGTCGCAAATTCAAAAACAGTAGTATATCTTTTAAAATTCTTGTGGAAGATAAAATTCTAACTAATAGAGATTCATTTTTATTAGACTGCGAGGATACTTTTTTTTATAATATGATTTCAAATTTATTATTAAATTCACTGGAAGCTTCCCCATTAAACGAAACAATTTTCTTGAAGCTTTCTTTTTCAAAAAAATCACTCAGCATTATCAACAAAGGTTCTGTGCCTCTAGAAATAAGAAATAAATTTTTTGAAAAATATGTTACGGCAGGAAAAAAAAGCGGAACTGGAATTGGCACCTACTCGGCAGCTCTTATTGCCAAAACCCACGGTTGGAAGATATGGCTTGACACGTCAATTCTCAATGAGACTACCGTGACAGTTAAATTTTAACGATATTGACACTCGGATTTGCTCTTCACACGGCACTATCTCAACCAGTCGTAGCGCACCGTTCGGTTGCAGCGCTCAACCGTACCCATCTTCACGTCCTCCCCAAAGCGCAGCCCTTTGCGCATTGTGTAGCGCCTCGCCACGCCTCATTTTTCGACTCATTTCGGCTCGGCGGCCCAGCCAGCCTCGTCATCCCAAAATTTCAAATTTCGACGAACACAACGCATCCTGCTGCAATTGCTAACGATCATCGCGGAATCTGCGTTCAAATTCGTTAAAATTCGTTCAATACACTGAAATAACACATAAAATACAGAAAGCGACGCCGGGCCGGGAAAATCCTGGGAGACAAAACAGGTGGAGAGGGGACCAGATGACAGGGGGATTGGGGATTGCGGATAAATCGGGTCCGCCAACGATGCCAACAGGCACGACACGCTGAACATAGAAAAAAGGGCCAGGACTTTTATGTCCTAACCCCTTGAAATCATGGAGCCAGCATGGAGACTCGAACTCCAGACCTGCTGATTACGAAGACACAACCTTTGGCTCATCATATTGAATTAATTAGATTAATTTAGATTTTTGGCGCTATTTTTTGGCTAATAGCCAACAGCTCTTTTGGCAAAACAATACGCATTTTTGGCGGTGTTTTTGGTTATTTTTTGGCATGTTGTGGCAAACTGGACGAGAATTTATCACAAACATCCGCCACCATCAAGTTTCGAGATTGTAAATCAGTTCTTATGAATGGACGACAAACAAATTTTAAAGTAAAAAACGAGGCAGGCATTAGAAATCAATGCCCGCCTCCATGTAAATCAATACTCAATCTACTGAAACAACCGAACTAATCAAAACAACTCTTGACCCAACTAAACAAGTACATTCTGAAGAATTAACTATCACTTAGAATGAACGAGATAAGATTTTTTCATATACGCCGCTACAATATCATTAATATTTTGTCTCACACGAACAGACGAACCAGCATCACGATTAATTACTTCTGAAGATTCACTCTTACCGGTCTCGTTTTCAATGAGATTACTAGCTTCATAATTTATCAAAGATACATTTTCTTTACAATTTTTTACATCAACAACTGGTTTTTCTCCAGGAACATCACGTTTACGATCTATATCTTCAAAAATTGATTCAATAAATTTTTTATCGCCTAAATAACAACTTTTGCAATAACGATAGTGATACCCACCAACAAAAGTAGCTCCACAACTAGCGCACTTATTCTTTACATACATAACAAATCCCTCTTAAGTAAGTTTCGAAATATAAAATTGACAATTTTTAATTCAAACAATCAGCGAATCTATCAACGACATCAATTAGGGGCATCTTCCTACAAAGATGCCCCCCTTTTTATCAAACCAATTCAGGAAGCAGACTGACCGCTCTTTCTTTTTCACTTTCAAGGCAGTGATAGTAATGACTTGTTGTTGTCGAGATCATTGAATGCCCCAATAATTTTGAAACAGCCGCCAGATCAGCTCCTTTACTCAACATCGTTGTTGCGAAGAGATGCCTAAGATCGTACATACGAACTGGATAGTTAATCTTTGCCCGCTGACATGCCCCTCTAAATCCTTTGCGGATCATGCCAATACGCTCACCACGATAATCAACCACATATCCCGAGGTAGATTCAGCCATCCTTGACCGCATTTTTTCGAGCAACTTAGCCGAAATCGGAACAATCCGATATGTCTTTGTTTTACTAGCATATATACGCGCAACACTTTTTTCAAAATCGATATGCTCCCATTTGAGTGCAAGCAATTCTGATTCACCAGGACGGGTCCCAAGGTTGAAGCAAACTTCCATTGCCCAACGAATATGAGACTCTGCACACTCCATAATTCGCTTGATATCTTCAACTGTAAGCTGAATCTCTCGAGGCTTCTCTTTTGACTTACGTCTTCCGCGCATAGGATTCACTTTAGTGAGCCCCATTGCAACCCCGAAATTGAATATTGCATTGACATAGTCACCATAACGATTGACTGTCAATTGAGACCGAGGTTTTCCGCTCTTCCCTGGAGTATTTTGAAAAATCTTGATGAATGGAACCATGTCATCAACATAAGTCATCTCATTAACGACTTTGTCGCCGATGAGTGGATTGAACTGGTTCTCTATCATCTTTTTCAACTTCTTGGTATTGGTCTCTGTCCGACCAGAGACTTCAAGGTGCTCTATGTATTTATCCGCAAGATCCTTGAAGATTATTTCAAAAGGCGAAGTATTAACCAGAACCTCTTCACTCTTGACAGGTTGCTCTGACTCGATTGAAACAGAGGAGGAGACTTCTCCCCTACTCTGTTTGCTAGCACTTTTCTTTTCTTGATCAAATGCCAGAGCTTCAGCATAAGCATTATCGCCGCGACCAAAAGATTTATCTCGACGCGCCCCATTTACATCAGTGTAATAGACCATCCATCGTCCATCTCTTTGATAGACACCCATAAGATTTCTCGCATAAGCTTGAATATTGAATAAGACAATGATTTAAAATGACATGAAGACAGGCCGAAGCAATACACATCAAATAGTATTCAACAATATTTCCTCAACCTCTTCTTCTTGAATGCCCAAGTATCTTCTTGTTATCGAAGGGCTACTATGATTAAGACGCTTAGACAATATTTCCCAGCTAACACCAAATGTCTTCCGTTGATGATATGTCCAAGTCTTGCGAAGCGTGTGAGCACCGTAATTGCCAGTTAAATTTATCACTTCAGTCCAGCGTTTCACATACTTTATCACAGCAAATGTTGTCAGAGGATAATTCTTCCCCTTCCTGCTCTTGAACAAGTAATCAGAGCCATTGAATGAGTTACCATTTAGATACCCATCCAGCGCAGCTTTAATCTCCTTATTCAAAATGAAGACATTTTCTTTACCAGTCTTCTTTTCACGCAAAGAAATGCGCTCACCAACCGGAACGTCAAGAACGTCATCAATTTTCAAAGCCAAAATGTCTTGAACCCTCAATCCTGAATTTACACCCATTACAAACAGTAATTTGTCACGAGGATTATCACTCAAAAGCTTTTTTATACTTTTTATGCTTTTCAAATCAACAATTGGATCAACCTTCATAAAAGCCTCCAATGCTTGAATTTGCAACAGGACAGTGGGAAAACAGACTTTGAAAATGCTGGGTGAAAATTACCCTTAGAACCTGTTTTCAAAATCCAATTGTATTCCACGAGGTAGAAAGTTATGGGATTTGAGTTCTTCACCGATGAGATCAAGCCTGCTATCGGCCCCATCACAGGACCTACTGTTTCCATTTCAATGCGCCGTGGACAGGTCAGCTTTTCCGCTGCAGCTTCCACGCTGATGAAGCTGAAGACTGGAAAAACTTTTATTGCCATTGGTTACGATAAAGACAACAACTTGCTCGGATTCAAGGTCGCCAGCAAAAAAGAACAGGGCATGGCTCCCGTTGAAGAACTGAAAGTGTACGCTACGGGAACTTCAGTTGACGTGATCTATGCTTTTTCGACTCTTGACAAAATTCCTGCCATTCCCCGTGATGGCTCCTATAAATACCTTGTCTCTGAAGGAGAAGCTGGAGTCTTCTTCGTCGACCTTGGGAAAGGAAAGAAAAATCCGAAAGCTAAGTCAAAAGCTAAAGGATTTTAATTCGACCGAGTCATAATAAAAATCCCACGCCTTCCATCTCGGGAGGCGTGGGCGTAATTATTATATTTATACCAACAGAATAAAAGGCTACAAACAAAAATATCATTCAAAAACTTTGGCAACTATCACCCCTCAAGCGCAATAATCATCAATAGCT is from Solidesulfovibrio magneticus RS-1 and encodes:
- a CDS encoding GAF domain-containing protein, whose protein sequence is MVTEKTKEELVTELDAARRRIAELESKAHTIRCSQWTRCSSRYESLVKLYELEIDSLQELFDFALEQALVLTESTLGYIYFYDETTEVFTLYSWSKNATSHCKVADKPNRFLLKDTGLWGEVVRQRKEIVVNNFSCPNRFKKGYQDGHVDIHNFLSIPVWKGESIVAVVGVGNKESDYTEFDIQQLDLFAKGVWVVAQRKGAEEALRLSEERYRSVVEDQTELISRTTPEGIILFVNEIYCRFFGITAGDIVGSNWAPAVAPDDIHMVQNILNTFSPDSPVVTIEIRVFNALNEIRWMQFVNRAIFDKNSNIVEIQSVGRDITERKTIEEELKESELRWKFALEGSGDGIWDWDIAKNTLFFSHGCNLMLGY
- a CDS encoding sensor histidine kinase — protein: MGTINDISERKKMEAIRDDVDKIMRHDLRSSLIGIVGLPDILLENHELTQKERDILCAIQDSGYKLLSMIENSVSIYRMEIGSHELNLSKIDIIPVLKNVISGLSRKFKNSSISFKILVEDKILTNRDSFLLDCEDTFFYNMISNLLLNSLEASPLNETIFLKLSFSKKSLSIINKGSVPLEIRNKFFEKYVTAGKKSGTGIGTYSAALIAKTHGWKIWLDTSILNETTVTVKF
- a CDS encoding tyrosine-type recombinase/integrase, which produces MGVYQRDGRWMVYYTDVNGARRDKSFGRGDNAYAEALAFDQEKKSASKQSRGEVSSSVSIESEQPVKSEEVLVNTSPFEIIFKDLADKYIEHLEVSGRTETNTKKLKKMIENQFNPLIGDKVVNEMTYVDDMVPFIKIFQNTPGKSGKPRSQLTVNRYGDYVNAIFNFGVAMGLTKVNPMRGRRKSKEKPREIQLTVEDIKRIMECAESHIRWAMEVCFNLGTRPGESELLALKWEHIDFEKSVARIYASKTKTYRIVPISAKLLEKMRSRMAESTSGYVVDYRGERIGMIRKGFRGACQRAKINYPVRMYDLRHLFATTMLSKGADLAAVSKLLGHSMISTTTSHYYHCLESEKERAVSLLPELV
- a CDS encoding tyrosine-type recombinase/integrase; this encodes MKVDPIVDLKSIKSIKKLLSDNPRDKLLFVMGVNSGLRVQDILALKIDDVLDVPVGERISLREKKTGKENVFILNKEIKAALDGYLNGNSFNGSDYLFKSRKGKNYPLTTFAVIKYVKRWTEVINLTGNYGAHTLRKTWTYHQRKTFGVSWEILSKRLNHSSPSITRRYLGIQEEEVEEILLNTI